The following are encoded together in the Streptomyces sp. NBC_00341 genome:
- a CDS encoding right-handed parallel beta-helix repeat-containing protein: MHRRRLRGHSRWLGGVAAVVAGTLFGVFPGAGGYAEAAAGAGAGASAGIAETAGATTPFVTVEAESGTLGGAARVRSIRPGATVPTSASLETEASGNALVELTNPGDAVSVPNSSGRSANTLVVRASIPDAPDGGGTSASLDLYVNGTFRQAITLSSAQAWNYREATTNPDDPKAGGMPYRFYNDFPVWISGTPVPAGSAVTFRKGTGNTASVYDIDSVDLENVGPARSQPANSLSVVSNGADPESGKDSTVAIQNTVNAARLQGKTVWIPRGRYLTNSLEPTPLDFTGVTVEGAGMWYSTLYRKSPLPATSWRSKTLVGSGTTLRDIQIDSNAVWRGVGGTGGADYGINASGAGGWLVQRIWTRHTDANWLSGSNGLIENSRTSDGYGDGFNINNGNTKDPDKLGDNITVRNNFARNTGDDSFATYSDAGASGTNGQVTGAKILNNTAIAPWWANGLRVAGGENVEVRDNLVNSVSSNSALDIGVFGDTGHPLESATISGNVLIGGGGWNSVRHGVRIGSPNSTSLFPDAYTHVTLSDNVMRGAFRAGLFIDLTRVDVTLKNNTIDSPETQGILVGSGVTGTGAFAGNTVTNLRPGQVALRNDSPATFHITD, encoded by the coding sequence ATGCACCGCAGAAGACTTCGAGGACACTCCCGTTGGCTCGGTGGCGTCGCTGCCGTTGTCGCCGGAACGCTGTTCGGCGTATTTCCCGGCGCCGGAGGCTACGCGGAGGCCGCTGCGGGGGCCGGCGCGGGGGCCTCCGCCGGGATAGCCGAGACGGCCGGTGCCACCACGCCGTTCGTGACGGTCGAGGCCGAATCCGGGACGCTCGGCGGCGCCGCCCGCGTCCGCTCGATCAGGCCCGGAGCGACGGTCCCGACCTCGGCCTCCCTGGAGACCGAGGCGTCGGGCAACGCGCTGGTCGAGCTCACGAACCCGGGTGACGCCGTGTCGGTGCCGAACAGCTCGGGCCGGAGCGCCAACACCCTCGTGGTCCGTGCCTCGATCCCCGACGCGCCGGACGGCGGCGGCACCAGCGCGTCGCTGGACCTGTACGTCAACGGCACGTTCCGTCAGGCGATCACGCTGAGTTCCGCGCAGGCGTGGAACTACCGCGAGGCGACCACGAACCCGGACGACCCCAAGGCCGGCGGGATGCCCTACCGCTTCTACAACGACTTCCCCGTCTGGATCTCGGGCACCCCGGTACCGGCCGGCAGCGCCGTCACGTTCCGTAAGGGAACCGGCAACACGGCCTCGGTCTACGACATCGACTCCGTCGACCTGGAAAACGTGGGACCCGCGCGGTCCCAGCCTGCGAACTCCCTCTCCGTGGTCAGTAATGGCGCAGATCCGGAGTCCGGGAAGGACTCCACGGTCGCCATCCAGAACACGGTGAACGCCGCCCGCCTGCAGGGGAAGACGGTGTGGATCCCGCGCGGCAGATACCTGACGAACAGCCTCGAACCCACGCCGCTCGACTTCACCGGTGTGACGGTGGAGGGCGCCGGGATGTGGTATTCGACGCTGTACCGCAAGAGCCCGCTGCCGGCCACGTCGTGGCGCTCGAAGACCCTGGTGGGTTCTGGCACCACGCTGCGCGACATCCAGATCGATTCGAACGCCGTGTGGCGCGGGGTCGGCGGCACCGGCGGCGCGGACTACGGCATCAACGCCAGCGGTGCCGGCGGATGGCTCGTCCAGCGGATCTGGACGCGGCACACCGACGCGAACTGGCTCTCCGGATCGAACGGCCTCATCGAGAACAGCCGGACCTCGGACGGCTACGGCGACGGGTTCAACATCAACAACGGCAACACGAAGGATCCGGACAAGCTGGGCGACAACATCACCGTCCGCAACAACTTTGCCCGGAACACCGGTGACGACTCCTTCGCGACGTACTCCGACGCGGGCGCGAGCGGCACCAACGGTCAGGTGACGGGGGCGAAGATCCTCAACAACACCGCGATCGCGCCCTGGTGGGCCAACGGCCTTCGAGTGGCCGGCGGCGAGAACGTCGAGGTCCGCGACAACCTCGTGAACAGCGTGTCCTCGAACAGTGCCCTGGACATCGGCGTGTTCGGGGACACCGGACACCCCCTGGAGTCCGCCACGATCAGCGGCAACGTCCTGATCGGCGGTGGCGGCTGGAACAGCGTCCGGCACGGGGTCCGAATCGGTTCCCCGAACAGCACCTCGCTCTTCCCCGACGCCTATACGCATGTCACCCTGAGCGACAACGTGATGCGCGGGGCCTTCCGGGCCGGCCTCTTCATCGACCTGACGCGGGTCGATGTGACGCTGAAGAACAACACCATCGACAGTCCCGAGACTCAGGGAATCCTGGTCGGTTCCGGCGTCACCGGCACCGGAGCGTTCGCGGGCAACACGGTCACGAATCTCCGTCCGGGCCAAGTGGCGCTGCGGAACGATTCCCCGGCCACGTTCCACATCACCGACTGA
- a CDS encoding SAM-dependent methyltransferase — protein MNENTLSAPHPVSAHPARVYNVWLGGKDHYVVDQEAAELAAQANPTIVPSVRANRAFLGRAVRHLTGLGIRQFLDVGTGIPAAANTHEVAQQAAPESRVVYVDNDPIVLTHARALLVSGPEGQTDYVQADVRDVEAILEAAARNLDLDQPVGLMLVAILQYIKDTEDPWDITRRLLDRLAPGSHLVLSHPAADVTAPEVAESMRIYNERAASHASATPRTHAEVQRFFDGLEILEPGLVTLTRWRPGPSDVADDTLPMWCAVARKA, from the coding sequence CCGCCCGCGTGTACAACGTCTGGCTGGGCGGGAAGGACCACTACGTCGTGGATCAGGAGGCGGCAGAGCTCGCAGCCCAGGCCAACCCGACGATCGTGCCGTCGGTCCGGGCCAACCGCGCCTTCCTCGGCCGCGCCGTACGTCACCTCACGGGTCTGGGTATCCGTCAGTTCCTCGACGTCGGCACGGGAATTCCCGCCGCGGCGAACACCCACGAGGTAGCGCAGCAGGCAGCCCCCGAATCGCGTGTCGTCTACGTCGACAACGACCCGATCGTGCTCACCCACGCGCGGGCGCTCCTGGTCAGCGGACCCGAGGGACAGACGGACTACGTGCAGGCCGACGTGCGCGACGTGGAAGCGATCCTCGAAGCGGCCGCCCGGAACCTGGACCTCGACCAGCCGGTCGGCCTCATGCTCGTGGCGATCCTTCAGTACATCAAGGACACCGAGGACCCCTGGGACATCACCCGCCGACTGCTGGACCGCCTGGCCCCCGGGAGTCACCTGGTGCTGTCGCACCCGGCCGCCGACGTCACCGCGCCCGAGGTCGCCGAGTCCATGCGGATCTACAACGAGCGCGCCGCCAGCCACGCCTCGGCCACTCCCCGCACCCACGCCGAGGTGCAGCGCTTCTTCGACGGCCTGGAGATCCTGGAACCGGGGCTCGTCACGCTGACCCGCTGGCGTCCGGGCCCGTCCGACGTCGCGGACGACACCCTGCCCATGTGGTGTGCTGTGGCCCGCAAGGCGTAA
- a CDS encoding alpha/beta fold hydrolase — protein MKFVMVPGGWHGGWVFDSVAVELNRAGHQVEAVTLAGLEPDSPVDADRPPNLDTHIDQVAEIIDRCDGTPLALCGHSYGGMVIAGVADRLGPRLDHLVFIDAYVPDDGDSCWSLTSDSFRELFIAGSRADGRWVTVPDGLDPRARPHPLASFIQSVRLREDSGHTPPARTFISGGVWPDSPFLTLTERLRNDSAWRVHELPVGHNIARHDPHGLAAVLRALPPAGGRP, from the coding sequence ATGAAATTCGTCATGGTGCCGGGCGGCTGGCACGGCGGGTGGGTATTCGACTCCGTGGCCGTCGAACTGAACCGAGCCGGTCATCAGGTCGAGGCGGTGACCCTGGCGGGGCTGGAGCCGGACAGCCCGGTCGACGCGGACCGTCCGCCGAACCTCGACACCCATATCGACCAGGTAGCAGAGATCATCGACCGCTGTGACGGGACGCCGCTGGCGCTGTGCGGGCACAGCTACGGCGGGATGGTGATCGCCGGGGTCGCGGACAGGCTCGGCCCCCGCCTGGACCACCTCGTCTTCATCGACGCCTATGTTCCGGACGACGGGGATTCGTGCTGGTCCCTGACCAGCGACAGCTTCCGGGAGTTGTTCATCGCCGGTTCCCGCGCCGACGGCCGATGGGTCACGGTCCCCGACGGGCTCGACCCCCGCGCGCGACCGCACCCGCTGGCGAGCTTCATCCAGTCGGTCAGGCTGCGGGAGGACTCCGGACACACGCCGCCCGCCCGGACGTTCATCAGCGGTGGCGTGTGGCCGGACAGCCCGTTCCTCACCCTGACCGAACGGTTGCGCAACGACTCGGCCTGGCGGGTTCACGAACTTCCCGTCGGTCACAACATCGCCCGCCACGACCCCCATGGCCTCGCGGCCGTTCTGCGCGCACTGCCACCGGCCGGTGGGCGACCATGA
- a CDS encoding ThuA domain-containing protein, whose amino-acid sequence MTTHTRRALVVRGGWNGHQPVTISDGFLPFLKEQGFAVETSEDLAVYEDAERLAATDLIVHCWTMGTITPEQRENLSAAVRAGTGLAGWHGGIVDCFHDHGYHLLTGGKFVMHPPGYHDHTYNFLPERADHPVIAGLDDFSVHTEQYWVLTDPRIDVLATTTFPAAEPHDGPAVMPAVWTRTWGAGRVFVSTIGHKPDDFEVPQVRTLTERGLLWACR is encoded by the coding sequence GTGACCACCCACACCAGGCGGGCGCTCGTCGTCCGCGGCGGTTGGAACGGGCACCAGCCCGTGACGATCAGCGACGGATTCCTTCCGTTCCTCAAGGAGCAGGGGTTCGCCGTCGAGACCTCCGAGGATCTCGCGGTGTACGAGGACGCGGAGAGACTCGCCGCAACCGACCTCATCGTGCACTGCTGGACGATGGGCACCATCACCCCCGAGCAGCGCGAGAACCTGTCCGCGGCCGTACGGGCGGGCACCGGTCTCGCCGGCTGGCACGGTGGCATCGTCGACTGCTTCCACGACCACGGCTACCACCTGCTGACCGGCGGCAAGTTCGTGATGCACCCGCCCGGCTACCACGACCACACCTACAACTTCCTGCCCGAGCGCGCGGACCACCCGGTCATCGCGGGCCTCGACGACTTCTCCGTGCACACCGAGCAGTACTGGGTCCTCACCGACCCGCGTATCGACGTCCTGGCCACCACCACCTTCCCGGCCGCGGAACCGCACGACGGGCCCGCTGTGATGCCCGCCGTGTGGACCAGGACCTGGGGAGCAGGCCGGGTCTTCGTCTCGACCATCGGGCACAAGCCCGACGATTTCGAGGTGCCTCAGGTCCGCACGCTCACCGAGAGGGGACTGCTGTGGGCGTGCCGCTGA